One Cellulosimicrobium protaetiae genomic region harbors:
- a CDS encoding WhiB family transcriptional regulator, with product MAEISRLPGPVMELWEWQYQGSCRDADDTLFFHPEGERGSTRRRRAEAAKAICHSCPVMMQCREQSLRVREPYGVWGGLSEDERAAILAGGARRTG from the coding sequence ATGGCAGAGATCTCGAGGCTCCCCGGGCCCGTCATGGAGCTGTGGGAATGGCAGTACCAGGGTTCGTGCCGCGACGCGGACGACACGTTGTTCTTCCACCCGGAGGGCGAGCGCGGCTCGACGCGACGGCGTCGCGCGGAGGCCGCGAAGGCGATCTGCCACTCGTGCCCCGTGATGATGCAGTGCCGTGAGCAGTCGCTCCGCGTGCGCGAGCCGTACGGGGTGTGGGGCGGCCTGAGCGAGGACGAGCGGGCGGCGATCCTCGCCGGCGGCGCGCGCCGCACCGGCTGA
- the groES gene encoding co-chaperone GroES — translation MSVPIKPLEDRIVVKALEAETTTASGLVIPDTAKEKPQEGEVLAVGPGRVDDNGNRVPLDVTVGDKVIYSKYGGTEVKYGGVDYLVLSARDILAVVVG, via the coding sequence GTGTCGGTCCCCATCAAGCCGCTCGAGGACCGGATCGTCGTGAAGGCCCTCGAGGCCGAGACCACGACCGCATCCGGCCTGGTCATCCCGGACACCGCCAAGGAGAAGCCCCAGGAGGGCGAGGTCCTGGCCGTCGGTCCGGGCCGTGTCGACGACAACGGCAACCGCGTCCCGCTCGACGTGACCGTCGGCGACAAGGTCATCTACAGCAAGTACGGCGGCACCGAGGTCAAGTACGGCGGCGTGGACTACCTGGTCCTGTCCGCGCGCGACATCCTCGCCGTGGTGGTCGGCTGA
- a CDS encoding THUMP-like domain-containing protein, with translation MDAATLTKLLSPEGWALLGALPPYDEQQALVLAAGLRAKGVDPDLAAAALTQSRLRAAARGKLGAFADGMLFTQAGLEQASRLVVAGLHARRYQDAGIRRVADLTSGIGVDALAFAAAELEVVATDVDELTAAIATVNLRHFPEAEVRHGDGLALDLEGERVEGVYADPARRTRGGTRVFDPRAYAPPLDAVWALRERVPAVGIKVGPGIPHDGLPEDAETEWVSVDGDVVEARLWFGPLAPEGPGRSALVLTSWTDQDGTQRSTTRRLAHRPGDEDVVPDVGGVGQYLYEPDGAVIRAGLVAHAARGLGGRLLDRTIAYVTTDSPAPLDATGLADGLARGYRVLDTMPFGLKRLRSYLRERGVGRLTIKKRGTAVTPEQLRRQLALTGDATATIVLTRVGGSQQVLVVEPLTVPPATTPQDGPR, from the coding sequence ATGGACGCCGCCACGCTGACCAAGCTGCTCAGCCCCGAGGGCTGGGCGCTGCTCGGCGCGCTCCCCCCGTACGACGAGCAGCAGGCGCTGGTGCTCGCGGCGGGGCTGCGCGCGAAGGGCGTCGACCCCGACCTCGCCGCGGCGGCGCTCACGCAGTCGCGGCTGCGCGCGGCCGCCCGCGGCAAGCTCGGCGCGTTCGCCGACGGCATGCTCTTCACGCAGGCGGGGCTGGAGCAGGCGAGCCGGCTCGTCGTCGCGGGTCTGCACGCGCGGAGGTACCAGGACGCGGGGATCCGGCGCGTCGCCGACCTCACGAGCGGGATCGGCGTCGACGCGCTCGCGTTCGCCGCCGCGGAGCTCGAGGTGGTCGCGACCGACGTCGACGAGCTCACCGCGGCGATCGCGACCGTGAACCTGCGGCACTTCCCCGAGGCCGAGGTGCGGCACGGCGACGGGCTCGCGCTCGACCTCGAGGGCGAGCGGGTCGAGGGCGTGTACGCCGACCCCGCCCGACGGACACGGGGCGGCACGCGCGTGTTCGACCCGAGGGCCTACGCCCCGCCGCTCGACGCGGTGTGGGCGCTGCGCGAGCGCGTCCCCGCGGTCGGTATCAAGGTCGGCCCCGGGATCCCCCACGACGGCCTGCCCGAGGACGCTGAGACCGAGTGGGTCTCCGTCGACGGGGACGTCGTGGAGGCCCGGCTCTGGTTCGGACCGCTCGCGCCCGAGGGGCCGGGTCGCTCCGCGCTCGTCCTCACGTCGTGGACCGACCAGGACGGGACGCAGCGCTCGACGACGCGCCGCCTCGCCCACCGCCCCGGCGACGAGGACGTCGTGCCCGACGTGGGCGGCGTCGGGCAGTACCTCTACGAGCCCGACGGCGCGGTCATCCGTGCGGGGCTCGTCGCCCATGCGGCGCGCGGGCTCGGCGGGCGGCTGCTCGACCGGACGATCGCGTACGTGACGACCGACTCCCCCGCGCCGCTCGACGCGACCGGGCTCGCGGACGGACTCGCGCGCGGCTACCGCGTGCTCGACACGATGCCGTTCGGGCTCAAGCGGCTGCGCTCCTACCTGCGCGAGCGCGGCGTGGGGCGCCTGACGATCAAGAAGCGGGGCACGGCCGTCACGCCCGAGCAGCTCCGCCGTCAGCTCGCCCTCACGGGCGACGCGACCGCCACGATCGTCCTGACGCGCGTGGGCGGCTCCCAGCAGGTGCTGGTCGTCGAGCCGCTCACCGTTCCCCCCGCCACCACCCCGCAGGACGGTCCGCGGTGA